Proteins encoded in a region of the Panicum hallii strain FIL2 chromosome 3, PHallii_v3.1, whole genome shotgun sequence genome:
- the LOC112884153 gene encoding uncharacterized protein LOC112884153, whose protein sequence is MDRLLLSRPPLPVAAHAAAAADGDLLELDVLWPASAYASSVVGLGLLAALPEDEGKKKKRAAGGGGGPARSAARPVPEAAGMAASGMARSAPVRIPSEPARRGRWAQAGAGEDAGEAMVPPHEIVARRAAAHSSVLEGAGRTLKGRDLRRVRNAVLRRTGFLD, encoded by the coding sequence ATGGACCGCCTCCTGCTCTCCCGCCCACCCCTCCCCGTCGCGGCCCACGCAGCTGCGGCCGCCGACGGCGACCTCCTCGAGCTCGACGTCCTCTGGCCTGCCAGCGCCTACGCCTCGTCCGTGGTTGGACTCGGCCTCCTCGCCGCGCTCCCGGAGGATGAGGGCAAAAAGAAGAAGCGCGCCGctggcgggggcgggggcccCGCCCGATCCGCGGCGCGCCCCGTCCCGGAGGCCGCCGGGATGGCCGCGTCCGGGATGGCAAGGTCGGCGCCGGTGCGGATTCCGTCGGAGCCAGCGCGGAGGGGTAGGTGGGCTCaggccggcgcgggggaggaCGCCGGGGAGGCCATGGTCCCGCCGCACGAGATCGTCGCGCGCCGCGCGGCCGCGCACAGCTCGGTGCTGGAGGGCGCCGGGAGGACGCTCAAGGGCCGCGACCTCCGCCGCGTCCGCAACGCCGTCCTGCGCCGCACCGGCTTCCTCGACTGA